The Thermoplasmatales archaeon nucleotide sequence TTTCCTTGTTCCAATCATAGGAAAAAGCAACAGGGAAAACTACGTAACTTCCCTGATCATAGCGCCTACAAGGGAACTGGCGCTCCAGACATATGATGTTGCGCAAAAAATGGGAACAACCTCTGGTATAAAACCGGTAGTAGTTTATGGTGGCGTCAGTATAGATAACCAAATAAAAAAGATAAGAAATAGAGCGAATATGGTGATCGGGACCCCAGGTAGGATAATCGATCTCATGAAGAGGAAGGTTTTGTCACTGGAACATGTAAAGTTTCTGGTCCTTGACGAAGCAGATACTATGCTTGATCTTGGATTTATTGAAGACATAGAATATATAATTTCACAAACTTCATTAACAAGACAGAATATGTTGTTTTCTGCCACGATTCCAGATAAAATCCTGGCACTCGCCGACACGTTTATGAAGAGCCCTACTTATGTGCAGATCGGCCATGATGCAGAGGTGACTGTATCAACTATTTCCAATAACTTTACTGTGTGCGAGAACGGCAATAAGGTATCCACCCTTCTGGCTTATTTGAATGAATATAACCCTAGAAAGGCCATCATATTCACAGAACAAAAAAGATCAGCATCAACCCTCTCTGACATCTTAAAGCAGTACAACCACTTCGCCACAGTAATGCATGGGGATCTCACACAGGCTCAACGAGAGAAAGCGCTGAGTAGGTTCAGGAACGGGGCAAAACTCCTAATAGCGACAAATGTTGCTGCCAGAGGTCTTGACATTTCAGACATATCGGACATTATAAATTTCGATGCACCATCAGAACCTAATATGTACGTTCACAGGGTCGGAAGATCGGCCAGAATGGGAAAAGACGGGAATGCACTAACAATAGTAGAACAGAACGAGTTGGAAATTATTGAGAACATTGAGAACTCCCTCGATATTCGAATGAATCCCATCAAAGTGGATGAAAATTCTTTTTCCGAAGCAAAAAACATTGTGAGACCAAGATACAATAATTTCAGGAGACCACAGTCACGCCGACCACAAAACACAAGATATGGTGGAAGGCGCGATTACCACCATTATCGCTCGTTTAGATCAAGAAACTATTGATCTACTATATACTTAATTTTACTTTGTCAACGTTACTGATAAACTCCTTAATAATTTTAATTTGTTAGAAATTGAAACAACAAGATTAATATTAGGAATGCATAAAGTCAGTATGGTAGAATTCAAATGCTACGAATGTGACGGAAATGTTAGAACCGGAGAGAAATTTACCTTTACAAAGAAAGGCGCAGTTCATTTTGACTGCTTTGTTTCTTCCAAGAGGAAAGAGATATCAGATGAACAGAAAGAAAATCTTAGGATTCTCTCTCTGCTTTTAGATAGCGAGCTTGATCACTTGCTGAACATACTCTCGATTCAGAACAGTTCAGAGACTCTGAAGGAACAAGTTAGATTGAAATATAAGGACATAGAGAAGGCTGCAGGTGAAACTACAAGGCTCATTTACGAACTTCAGTAATTCTCGTGGATTCGTATATATTTCTTAACGTTGCTTCTCTGTTAATTCTCTCAACCACACAAAAATTATATTTTTTGGGATGCAATACGTACCTGTTGGTTTTAGCTGGGCGGTCCTTTGGTACAAACTTCACATAGCGCATATGTTGTTATCCTCACAAATTTTTCTTATTTTTTAATTAAAAATTTTGTCCACGAAATAGAGCGTTTTAAATAACAACAGAGGATCAAAGAAGGAGACTATGCGTGTAATTTTCCATATCTATGATTCAAATAACCATAACCAAGGACTTGAAGAGCTTGGAGACGACTTAAAGAAGATCATTATAAGAAAAAACACCCATGGGTTTGAACTAGATGTCCACACAGAAGAAGCGGAGAAATCGATTGAGGCAGTAAGATCTCTGTTTTGTGTTGGGACGATATCATTTCCAAATTCAATTGAACAAGCGTTCAGACTGAAAAAACAACTGAATAATAATAGAGTCTTAGAAGTTCTTAAATTCTCAGAATCTCTAATGCTTCAGGAAAGGTTCTGGGAATCCCACGTTATTCTGGAAGAGTTGTGGAAATCCTCCAATGGGAAAGTTAAATCTTACTTTCAAGGCCTGATCTTAATATCCGCGTCTATGGTTCATTTTCAGATGGGAAAAACTGAAAAGGCATTCACTATTTACAGGAAGGCCCTTCAATTGATCAAGTCGTCTGGAATAGACAGTCCCATATTAGATACTATTCCACAAGATTTTTCCTATCCAATTGCATTGAATTTTGAGCTAATGTTTCCCAATAATATTGGGTAATCCGAGATACAAATATATCGATTCTTTTTTTTAATGGAAATCAAAAATTTCGGTTTCAAAAAGAATTTTAACATATACAAACGTAAAGCCCTTGCACACTCCCGGGAATATGGTGATCTAAAGTGACAGAGAAGTTCCAGGGGTATCAACCACCAACACCTTTCTTTCTGTAAGGAAGACCCCCAACTATCTCATCAATATTGAATTCACCTGATGTACATCTACGATCATACAGAACGTTGCTATTCTTGCTACCAGTAATCCATCTGGCGTTTATACATAGTGGTAACTCAAATTGTTCTAAATCAGTGCAACCTAAAGAACAGGCAGAGAGATGCTTGATTAATCAAGTGGATACCAAATAATATTTCGGCTGACTTCATCATAATAGATTCACAAACTCTTCTACAGTTAGATCGGATTGTTTAATAATTGCTCTTGAGGTTCCGGGCTTCAGTTCTTTATGCAATGGTACGACTATGATTCTGTATCTATCTTTGCTCTGGGTTATAACGTGATCACTCTTTCATTTTCTGAAAATGAAACCTCTTTTGGAGAGTGCTTTGATTACAACTTCTCCAGATACAACTGGAAGTTTAGGCATCCAGAAGGACTTCCTCGTCAACATCCTGGGGGTATAGGTTTTCCGTCTTCTTTTAAAACTTCCAAATATAATTCTATTGCTTCCTTGATATTTTTGAAGGTTTCTTCTCTGTTCACCCCCTCAGAGATGCAACCAGGGAGTGCCGGTACACTCACTGTAAACCCCCCATCTTCCTGTGATTCAAGTATAACCGTAAATTTCACAGAATATGAATTTAAAATACTGATTTAAGTATTGTGTAAAGGAATAACATGTTGAATTGAATGATTTGATCTCACAATCAAAAGTTTTTTGGATTTTGAGGTTCTTAATTTAGATACAGAAAGAGCCATTTCCATTACTTATTCTAAAACATTTCTTTAATCGTTATATGAAAATTATTTTTATAAAATTAACTCAAAGATAATACGTTGGAAAAGATTGTTGCCATTCTTTAAATATTGATCGTGATATTTTGGTTAAAATATTAAACACGGATACGTATCCCTTGAGCGTGGAATATTTTATTGCTATCACACCCCCGAAGAAATATGGGGAAATAATAACACAATTCCAAAGAATGTGGCCAAATAATGCCTTACCAGATTTTGTGGAGCCCCACATCACTGTTAAATCCCAGGCTGGTCTGAATGAAGATGAATACTGGATAGATTCTATAAAAGCAATTTGCAGTAACTTCGCAATGTTTAAGTTGTCATTAAAAGGTGTAAAATCCTTTGGGAAATCTGTTGTATATATTGGTGTAGAATCCAATAAAATTCGCATATTGCACCGGAAGATTGTGGAAGCGATCTCCCCCGATCCTGAAAATAGCAGGAAATACTATGAGCTTGACCTTTATGAACCACATTTAACATTAGGGGCGAAAGAATTTGGAATGAGTGAAGCAGAATTATCAGAAATGAAAGAGCTTGCAAATAATTGTCTTCACGACTTTCATTCGTTCATTGTAAAGTCAATAAAAATTTACAAGCTAATCGAAAATAGGTATCAGAAAATTCATGAAATTGATTTAAAGCAAACATGCTCAGATAAGACTTTCTGAATTCAGTCAACGCGAACGTTGTTTGATCCTGTGAATATGCATATTAAGCCTCTTTCTGGTGTTTTATAGCAGTATAAGGATAGGTAGGTATCCAATTAAATAATTAAGTGGATACCAAAAGGCAAGCATGGACACTTTTTTTTATGAATGTCTTAAAGGTGCAGTGCCGGGATGCGATTATTGTTTTAATCGCACATTGGATTCATTTATCATCTTCAACTGAACCTATTTATGGTGGGCTGCTCCCTTAACTCATAAAACAGACGAACTACTATTTTCTGGTGTGTACCTATTCCCTATTATCTTTGTGTGACTTTTCACTTATTGCTTTTTACTGAAACAAAATAGAGGACTATGATTCCTAAGACAAACAGGAAGAAGACTAAGAAAATTCCACACAATGTTATGAAATTAAAACCATATATTATCCCATCAATAGCATAGGAAGCTGATGTCGTCGGTGCAAGGAGAGCTAAAAATCTTAAGTCATAGGGCAATACGCTATAGGGGTAAAATACGGGAGGAAGAATTGAGAGAGAAAATGAAAGGATACTGAGGACTGGCCATATATCTTTATTCTTCTTTATTCTCTGAGCGACAATATAGCTAATAGACAGCAAGAAAATCCAAACCATTAGAAGGATTAAAAGAATCATAACCATTTGGAGTACCGATATATGGGTTACATAGAAAAGCAAGACCATAAATAACACAATTCCGGGAACAACATATACGATGTCACCTATGCCTATCCCTATAAGATACGCCCATAGAGGAATTGGAGAGGCAATTACCATATCCTGAAATAAATTATTTGTCTTGTACGATGCTATATCCGACAATGCAAAAAAAGCG carries:
- a CDS encoding DEAD/DEAH box helicase yields the protein MQGFGKYEINKELLDSLNKMGFLEPTEVQEKAIPVILQGKDIVVRSKTGSGKTGAFLVPIIGKSNRENYVTSLIIAPTRELALQTYDVAQKMGTTSGIKPVVVYGGVSIDNQIKKIRNRANMVIGTPGRIIDLMKRKVLSLEHVKFLVLDEADTMLDLGFIEDIEYIISQTSLTRQNMLFSATIPDKILALADTFMKSPTYVQIGHDAEVTVSTISNNFTVCENGNKVSTLLAYLNEYNPRKAIIFTEQKRSASTLSDILKQYNHFATVMHGDLTQAQREKALSRFRNGAKLLIATNVAARGLDISDISDIINFDAPSEPNMYVHRVGRSARMGKDGNALTIVEQNELEIIENIENSLDIRMNPIKVDENSFSEAKNIVRPRYNNFRRPQSRRPQNTRYGGRRDYHHYRSFRSRNY
- a CDS encoding DUF2175 family protein; this encodes MVEFKCYECDGNVRTGEKFTFTKKGAVHFDCFVSSKRKEISDEQKENLRILSLLLDSELDHLLNILSIQNSSETLKEQVRLKYKDIEKAAGETTRLIYELQ
- a CDS encoding DUF309 domain-containing protein → MRVIFHIYDSNNHNQGLEELGDDLKKIIIRKNTHGFELDVHTEEAEKSIEAVRSLFCVGTISFPNSIEQAFRLKKQLNNNRVLEVLKFSESLMLQERFWESHVILEELWKSSNGKVKSYFQGLILISASMVHFQMGKTEKAFTIYRKALQLIKSSGIDSPILDTIPQDFSYPIALNFELMFPNNIG
- a CDS encoding type II toxin-antitoxin system HicB family antitoxin, with product MKFTVILESQEDGGFTVSVPALPGCISEGVNREETFKNIKEAIELYLEVLKEDGKPIPPGC
- a CDS encoding 2'-5' RNA ligase family protein; translated protein: MEYFIAITPPKKYGEIITQFQRMWPNNALPDFVEPHITVKSQAGLNEDEYWIDSIKAICSNFAMFKLSLKGVKSFGKSVVYIGVESNKIRILHRKIVEAISPDPENSRKYYELDLYEPHLTLGAKEFGMSEAELSEMKELANNCLHDFHSFIVKSIKIYKLIENRYQKIHEIDLKQTCSDKTF
- a CDS encoding ABC transporter permease — translated: MKNSIRALFYMLHINGIIYLFRNRFALPAVTLSPISFVFFIYVFGGENAIKYGAIGGLIYTIVNSAFFALSDIASYKTNNLFQDMVIASPIPLWAYLIGIGIGDIVYVVPGIVLFMVLLFYVTHISVLQMVMILLILLMVWIFLLSISYIVAQRIKKNKDIWPVLSILSFSLSILPPVFYPYSVLPYDLRFLALLAPTTSASYAIDGIIYGFNFITLCGIFLVFFLFVLGIIVLYFVSVKSNK